Below is a window of bacterium DNA.
AGCAGCATGACGCGGGCCCGCGAGACCGCGGCGATCATCGACGAGCGGTTGCCGGGGCCGGCGCTCGAACTCCACCGCGACGTGCGCGAGTGCACGCCGTCGACCCGCCGCGCCGACATCATGGCGGATCTGGAGCCGGGCGAAGCCGAGGCCTGCGAGCGGGAGCTGGCCGCCGCCTGGGACCGCCTGGTCCGGCCGGCCACGGACCGCGACGCCCACGACGTCGTGGTCTGCCACGGCAACGTCATCCGCTGGTTCGTCTGCCGCGCGCTGGACGTGGACCCGCAGGCCTGGCTGGGCATGAGCATCGCCAACTGCAGCCTGACGGTGATCCAGGTGCGTTCCGACGGGACGTGCCGGCTGGTGACCTTCGCCGACGCGGGCCACATCCCCTTCCCGCTGCGGACCTACCCCGGCACCCCGGCCGACCCCGCCGCCGTCGAAGCCGCCCTCGGCCCCGAATAAGATCGGTTCTGGTCAGGATCTTGTCCTGCCCATGCCCATGCTGCTGTTCGA
It encodes the following:
- a CDS encoding histidine phosphatase family protein yields the protein MRTKAVATTVLALTLLTAAADLQAGWPAQAEPVRHLYLIRHGEYEHDEDCDEDVGCGLDRLGRHQAALAGDLLASLGIGFTTLQASSMTRARETAAIIDERLPGPALELHRDVRECTPSTRRADIMADLEPGEAEACERELAAAWDRLVRPATDRDAHDVVVCHGNVIRWFVCRALDVDPQAWLGMSIANCSLTVIQVRSDGTCRLVTFADAGHIPFPLRTYPGTPADPAAVEAALGPE